A region of the Vigna unguiculata cultivar IT97K-499-35 chromosome 9, ASM411807v1, whole genome shotgun sequence genome:
ATGTACTACATTCACTAATTTGGAAAGAAAATAGCACTTTGGTAGTATAAGCTGTACATCATCACAACAACCATATAGATCTGTATATAGATCTTTATGATCTTCATGACCAACATTTCAAACCAAGTTTATAATTCAATTctcaaatttcatattttttattattttcatattatataaatgaaaatataattaataacttaataTATGCTTCATTTAAAACGTAAACACGGATTAAGGTTTAATATTTGATTTCCATTCTCCCACACATTgtaatgtataattaatttcaagACTTGTTAAAACCACCGGACTTAGAAAAATATCCATACTTCAGAACtttcaaaagaataatatatgttGTCAATGTGAAACACCGAATCCAGTTGGTTCATCAGGTTTCAGGTGATACATTATATTTATGAAGCTCGAACACGCTACGATGTGTTTTTGTGTTCGAGcttaataaaatgtttaatttgaaagaatttttttagGTGAGTACTATTTTTTGATCTAAAGTCAAGACTACACTGACATTAATTTTGAACGCAGCAGACAGAAGTCTTAATCTGAAGTACAATCCTCTTAAGGTGTCTCATAGGACACAAAAAGCTGTTcccaaatataaattttcactGTCATCATTGAGAAACCTGTTCGGTGGTGAATATGAAATCGAAATCTTTGAAGATAAGGTTAGGATagttaaagaaatataaatttaacgaTTTCTGTTGATTTCTGTTTTGCAGAAGCCTGCCATAACAATCACCTTTACTTTGTATAGTCCCTAAGGAACTTTTAAGCTTGAAATCTAAGTCACACACTTCATATAGTAACTTCACCAGAACAGATATAAACTAAAAGTATCCACGAAGAGCAAGAGTTCATAAGGAATCATCAAATTATTGAAACGCATATTacactattattattttgtattttgtcttCATGTTCAAAACCAACTTGAGAAAACCACACctcatgattttattttattgtccCTATTATCAGTTCCCGTACTAACTTCACTAAATTTACCACAACACTGAGAATTATGGTCTTATGATTTCGAAAAACCAGTCTTGTAACTCTAAGAGAGGTAGCGATCTGAGGGGAAGCCATGAAGTAATCCATGAGATAAAGCCATGAGCAAGATTGCAGCTTCTTTCTCATCCTGAGGAAAAACTTGTTGGAATCTTACTGACAAATCCTCAAAAGCACCGAACTTCTTTCTATGCTTCGCAGGTTTATGCTTCTTTTTCAATGGTACTGGTGCACCCCCAGTTTTGGACTTTTTCCCTTTGCTACGCAATTTTTTCCCCTTCCTCGCTTCAGATTTCTTAGCCTCCGACCTATTTGTTCCATTTCCTGTTGTTGTTGCAGCTGCAGCAGCAATGGCGCGTCTTGCCTTCCTTTGTCGAATTCCACAAGCATTGCAAAGTGACTGCAACAACACCCAATTGAAATTTCAACATCAATAGTTTTAACATCGATTGTTTAATTCAAAGTATTCTAGTTGCATTATCATGTTTCTCAGCAAATTAAAGAGTTTCTGTGATTGCTTTGTGCTACATCGATCATAGAAAGCTTAATTACTTATGATTGAACAGACTAAAATAAAAACCTAGAGTAGATTAATTGCTTttcatgaaaacaaaattagaggGTGGATTCAAGGGAAAATAATAtacctttgggcctgttggtCCAGTCCTCCAGAGAGGGGTCTTACTGGTGTGGCAATCGACACAAACCCTAGCAGTGGCACTGTTCTTGTTTGAAGAAGAGTTATAGTTACTATCATCAGTTACCAGCTGTGACAGTGTTGGGTTTTTCTCTTTAGCCTTGATCTGCTTAGAGTTAGAGATGTCTGCTATATGAGAAACTGTTTGATCTGAAACCATAATTTTCCGCACCATTCTCATCTTTGGAGGCATCCAGTTAGTTGAACTGTCTTCGCCTAGAAGACCGTCACACTCTTCTTTCTTCCAAAGTCTAAGCTTGAGATCACTTCCGTTTTCAATCTTTTCTGCTGGATTATCCCATGATCCACTGAAACAGACAATCTTCTGGGCCTATAGATCACATGATTAAATTCATCAAATCAAAGATATAGATCATGATCAATATGATCATGTTCCACTTTTCATACTCTATCTATATGTATAACTATAAATAAGACAAATTAAGCTTGTtgcgtgtatatatatatacacaagaGAGAGAACGTATTCTAGCTTTTTGTTGTATCATACTCATACCTCTTGAAGGTGTTTTGATTCACAGTAGCAAAATCGTCCTTGATCCTGATCTGGGTTGAAGAGAACAGAAGTAgataaagaagaagatgaagaagaggCTTGATGGATTGTGCTGAAGAGAGTGTGTGTATGATCTTGATCTTCATTGAGATCTATAGACATAGGAGAAGACACCACTGAATAACGATAAGTTGGTATCATTGGTTCATGCATTGCACACAAACCAagtaaagagagagaaaagaaaagaagaagagcgTGAAAAAATCAGAGGCACTGCAAAGCCGAACTTTTGTCTAGTTATAATAAAGAAAGGtttggagaagaaaaagaagaaagaaaaaatcgaaaaaatataataataataggcaAAAAGGTTCTGATTCTGAACGTTTCTGCTACACGAGCCGTGGTAAAACTCGTTAGAACAGAAGATAGATATTACAGCCTAGCACCACCTTAGAGCTATCGCTATAAGACATTCACGTGACTTGGAAACATCTAAAGCAGACAAATCGAAAAGACAAACTGATTCAGGAGAGTGTGGATTGCTATTAGGGTGTCCCCATGAGTATGACAAAAACCCTAATtgcacaattttattttttttttaccattgtaTAGATGAAACTTTGAGCTATGGAAGAGATATGGTAGCCACACATGATGATATAGGGATAATGTAGTCACACATCACTAACCAATAATTTGGTCACAAGAATAATCTTGTGGCATGAGTCAAATGTTTTTCCGCCAAACGTATATTTGTTTTGTCACCTAAGCTATGGCTATGATTGAGAAGAGAGTTGGATATATATAGAATCTGCTCTTTGGAAAATCAAGATACAAAATCAGTGATGTACTTGCAAATCCATTTCAAAATGTTGAATGAACatgagaaattttaatttttttctcatcgTAGATAGAGCAAttatatagagaaaaaaaaaattaaagtgttaactctaaatatgataaaaaaataattccttAATATTGATCTATCAATTTGGTTAAAAACGAAGGAACTGAGTTCATTTATAACCAATAGTCTTTTTAATCagtaaataaattagaaaaaaaaaacgtttgtGATTCTGAAGTACTGATAAAAATTGATTAACTTAAGTACAATTCATGCATTTAgtctttatgttttatttgatcTAAAATATGGTCACAAATGCACAAGAGATGCACAGTCTTATGTTAAAGAGGAACTCTCTCATCCTCTCAACAAATAGAATAGGATATTTATGAACCCAAATAGAAgcatatttaatcaattataaaacattgaatttaattaattattaatttaataataatttaagaaaattggcTTTCATTTATCATGTTAATGTTAAATGTTAAgtataaagataaaatcaatttgattAACCGGAACTAAGTCTCTGTTATTTCAATATGTAAACCATGGTATCAGACTATATGTGCATCCATTTTTTGTATAGGTAAGATTGTGTACTATTATAAgtaattttagtatatatatatatatatatatatatatatatatatatatatatatatatatattactaataaGAAACTATATGTATTCATCATATATGCAAAGAATAAATCTCAAAGAGATTTGATAATGCAAACTGAAAAACTTTACCAAGACTTCACATGTGAGAGGGTTGGCTTCAGGAACATCTATAGAAATGGTGCATGTTGTTGTCAGCTTGTGTCCTAAAGTGTTTGGTTAAGCCTCATAGGAAGTACAACCTTTAGAATTTAACCGTTAAGATTTAGTTTGGAACCTCGTAAATGTAAAATAACCACAGAACAAAATTCTAGTCACTGAGTAGATCTTATTATCCTTTTTTATGAGGcgagttttatttttatttttttactttgagtAATCACACGTGGTTCTTTTATCCTACTTTTGTCTTTTGCTCGAggttaaaagtaaaagaatcATTCTTAAGCAGTAACTACCCACTATTTTATACCagtaaatatcatttttttattgaattcttAAATGTCATGTTGATAAATGTCTCCTTATATATTATGGATccctaattatatatttatatgtatactTTGTTTTACCATGACTTATTAAACCAGGAGATGATGACTTCATATGGATACCATGAATAAGCCTTCTggtaaattttgatattttgattgGTACTTAAGTCCTAGGTCTTGTATTTTGACATACCTATCTTGGTCTAGGATTGTGTTTTGTTTTCCTGTTTGTTTATTCTCCATATATGTTCAGTGCTACCATACCTGTTGTTCTTGTGGTGGGTCTGTGAAATAGGAGTATAACAAGAGCTATGGTAAGTGTGCTATgaggagagaaagagagaggttTATGGTAGGTGTGGAGCAGATGATGAAGACAACATTGGCTGTGTATCTATTGGTAGATGATCATAgctcctaattttggttttataaaGGACATTACCATTTGCAATGTGGAAAAGTAATGTAATTGTACATAGTTAAAGCTGCATTTTTTTTAGGTGAATTAAAGATGAGTTCAATTTAAAGTATCAGTGCAAATAAATAAGTCAATTTTATAGGATTAGGttaggtttaaaatttattttttaacataacaCTACACTAAAATGTCTAAtataacaatcaattttagtagtcaaaagttgttagtcattatagtgaccaatttataaaataaaaaaaaaatattgtttactaaaataattactattataaataaaaaattataattagtcgcTAAATTTGTCACTGATTAATTAgggactaatttagaaactaattcttTGATAATGAAAACCTTAATAACTAATGTTTAGTAACCAAATTCCTTTAGTAACTAAAACCTAGATAgccaaattttataaatcaatttagagaccaattataattttttattcgtaatagtgactattttagtaatcaataattttttattttgtaaattggcatctaaattgatcattattgtaactaacaatttttggtcattaaaattgattgtttaaaaaatatttccttgTAGTGTAACAATATAGTACTTTTTGTATATAACttgtaataattttcttttgctGACAAAAGATCATGACTTACGAAAATagaattttacattatttatgcttataaattataaaaatagtcgAAGAAGCATtccaataaataaaagatatagtAGAAAATCATATAATAGTTTAcaacaaaacatgaattataattttcttaatttctatATAGATAGTATCTATATTTTGTCTCGTCTATATGTATTAGAAAAACATTACGTCCTATTGAAGCAAGAATGTTTGGGAAGAAGAATATTTTTTAGCTGATATTAAAATGGTGATGTTTATGTGGTTGTCTTTCTGTGTGTATTTAGTTTTGTTGTAGCGGTGGTGGGGTGAGAAGATAGAGTTGCATGAAAACACCTCCTTCTCATCATACATTATAACCATGGTCCCTGCAACACAATATTTTCTGAATCTTGTGGGGTTATGACAGACACAACCTTTTAACATCAATaataaccctttttttttccttgttttttcatgtttatagATCATTTGTGGCTAGgaaacaaatgaaaacaaaaaagttatcTACCTAAACACATAAAAGGATCTGGTTTTAATTACATTAAGAAACTATGCAATGTGTAGCAAGGGAAGTCGAAATGAGTTTGATTTCATACAGAAGATACCTGTGAAACATGGGAGAACATATTTGTCTTAATTTGAAACATGATGTTGATGTGTGTTGTGTGTGCTAAGAAATTGATAATATAAATGTAAGTGATGGTATTTTGAACGATGGTTAGGTAGGGTACGTATGTGAGTTGTAAATCACTAGTGGTATGGTGTGCGTTATATGATATGAAGTAAGTCCAAAGTTGGGAAAGAGAGTCATATTGTGAGGTACGTGACACTTCATTTCCTCTCTGTGGCCCCATCTCTCCATCCCCACCTTAGATGTCTCGGTATAATTAACAAGGTGGTACCAGCAGCACACTGTTTTAGATCAACAAAAATGACACTACtgt
Encoded here:
- the LOC114162648 gene encoding GATA transcription factor 21-like produces the protein MHEPMIPTYRYSVVSSPMSIDLNEDQDHTHTLFSTIHQASSSSSSLSTSVLFNPDQDQGRFCYCESKHLQEAQKIVCFSGSWDNPAEKIENGSDLKLRLWKKEECDGLLGEDSSTNWMPPKMRMVRKIMVSDQTVSHIADISNSKQIKAKEKNPTLSQLVTDDSNYNSSSNKNSATARVCVDCHTSKTPLWRTGPTGPKSLCNACGIRQRKARRAIAAAAATTTGNGTNRSEAKKSEARKGKKLRSKGKKSKTGGAPVPLKKKHKPAKHRKKFGAFEDLSVRFQQVFPQDEKEAAILLMALSHGLLHGFPSDRYLS